The region AACAAGATGTGGGGTGTTGTGACACCGGAAGAGGCTGCCGCCAAGATTGAGGAGCAGCGCAAGGAGATTACTGGCGAGCCGCAGAATCTTGAAGAGCAGGCCATCTCCCTCGTCGGGCGCGACATCTACGAGAAGCTTATCAAGGGCTACACCAAGAAGCAGTGGGGACGCGACTGCAAGGACCTGCCCGCCTTCATCATCAAGCGCCTGCCTGTGCGGCTGACATTTGATAACAACTATTTCAATGCACTTTATCAGGGTATTCCTGTTGGTGGTTATACCAAGATGGTTGCAAATCTGCTGGATGGTGTTGAGGTTCGTTTGAACACAGACTATCTGGAGAACAAGGCCGAGTTGGATGCATTGGCTGATAAGGTTGTGTACACTGGACCGATTGATGCTTACTTTAATTATAAGTTGGGTACGTTGGAATATCGTTCGGTTCGCTTTGAAACGGAAACATTGGACAAGCCTAATTTCCAGGGCAACGCAGCAGTGAACTATACCGACCGCGAAACTCCGTGGACTCGAATTATTGAACACAAATGGTTTGAATTTGGCAAGGATGAAAATGGAAACAATCTGCCAAAAACAATCATCAGCCGTGAGTATAGTAGCGAGTGGAAACCGGGAGATGAGCCGTATTATCCGGTTAATGATGCTAAGAATGGCTTGCTTTATTCTGAATATAAGAAGCTGGCAGACGCAGAAGAAAAAGTAATCTTCGGCGGTCGTCTTGGCGAGTATAAGTACTATGATATGGATCAGGTAATTGCAGCTGTATTGGATAAATGTGAGAAGGAACTGGGAGAGTAAAAATGGCAAAGAAAAAGATTTTGATGGTATGTGAAGCTTTTGGAGGTGGCGTATTCACTTACGTATCTCAGCTCTGCAACGATATGGTGGATGATTTTGATGTCTATCTTGCGTATTCGCTCAGACCGCAGACCCCTAAGAATTATAAAGACTTTCTGGATCAGAGAGTGCATTTGATCGAAATGAAAAATGTTGGCGTAAAGGGATTGGCAAATTTAAAAAGTGATGTTGCGGCAATCAAGGAATTACGTCAAATTGAAAAAGATGTTCAGCCAGATGTGATTCACCTGCATTCTTCGGTTGCAGGTGGTTTAGGTAGACTTGCATATAACGGAAAAAATAATACTGTTGTGTATACACCTCATGGATATGCACATATTCTTATGGGTCCGGGGAAGAAGAGCAAAGTCTATAAGTTTGCAGAAAAGGTTCTTGGAAATCGAGCACTTACACTTACCTGTTGTGAAAGTGAAGACGAAGAGGCAAAGAAATTTTCTAAGAGAACAGCTTATGTTGAGACTGGTGTGAACCTTGCAGATCTTTCAGCATCCCTTGACGGTATAAAGCCAGTAAAAAATGATAAGTTTACAGTATTTACACTTGGTCGAGCCTGCGTCCAGAAACAACCACAGCTTTTTAACAGAATCGCTGAATTGGTGCCAGATGCTAGATTTGTTTGGATTGGCAATGGTGAACTTGAAAATGAGTTGACTGCCCCCAATATTGAAGTTACAGGATGGAAACCTCGAAAGGAAGCTTTGGCAATGGCTAAAGGTGCTGACGCTTTTATTTTGTGTAGTCTTGGCGAAGCAATTGCAATGAGCCTTATTGAGAATATGTACATTAAAAAGTTGATTCTCGTCAGCAATACAATGGGAAATAAGAGTGTTATCAATAATGGCGTTAATGGCTATGTGTGTGATAAAGCAGAGGAGTATGCTGAACATATAAAGGCGGCCATGAAGAAATTTCCTAAAGAACTTCCTGAAAGAGCCTATCAGGATGTCCTTGAGATTTATAACACAGATACCATGAAGAAGAAGTATATTGAGTTTTATAAAAAATGTTAAATTAGAGGATTTAGAGAATGAAAGTGCTGATATTAACAGCAGACTCAAATGGTGCTTATCCTGTACCAGCAACTAAAGGTGGTGCAGTGGCGACACTAATTGAGTACTTGGTTGAAGGAAATAATGAGAGAGAGCAGTGTAAGTTAGAAGTAGTGTCTTATTATGAGGAAAGGGCA is a window of Enterocloster clostridioformis DNA encoding:
- a CDS encoding glycosyltransferase, whose product is MAKKKILMVCEAFGGGVFTYVSQLCNDMVDDFDVYLAYSLRPQTPKNYKDFLDQRVHLIEMKNVGVKGLANLKSDVAAIKELRQIEKDVQPDVIHLHSSVAGGLGRLAYNGKNNTVVYTPHGYAHILMGPGKKSKVYKFAEKVLGNRALTLTCCESEDEEAKKFSKRTAYVETGVNLADLSASLDGIKPVKNDKFTVFTLGRACVQKQPQLFNRIAELVPDARFVWIGNGELENELTAPNIEVTGWKPRKEALAMAKGADAFILCSLGEAIAMSLIENMYIKKLILVSNTMGNKSVINNGVNGYVCDKAEEYAEHIKAAMKKFPKELPERAYQDVLEIYNTDTMKKKYIEFYKKC
- the glf gene encoding UDP-galactopyranose mutase, which encodes MEKFDYLVVGSGLYGAIFAHEAKAHGKSVLVVDKRPNIAGNIYTESVEGINVHKYGAHIFHTNNKKVWSYITQFAEFNRFTNSPVANYKGELYSLPFNMYTFNKMWGVVTPEEAAAKIEEQRKEITGEPQNLEEQAISLVGRDIYEKLIKGYTKKQWGRDCKDLPAFIIKRLPVRLTFDNNYFNALYQGIPVGGYTKMVANLLDGVEVRLNTDYLENKAELDALADKVVYTGPIDAYFNYKLGTLEYRSVRFETETLDKPNFQGNAAVNYTDRETPWTRIIEHKWFEFGKDENGNNLPKTIISREYSSEWKPGDEPYYPVNDAKNGLLYSEYKKLADAEEKVIFGGRLGEYKYYDMDQVIAAVLDKCEKELGE